Proteins co-encoded in one Pseudorhizobium banfieldiae genomic window:
- the dnaE gene encoding DNA polymerase III subunit alpha produces MAEQMETTGATNGEPSPRFVHLRVHSAYSLLEGALPLKKILAKAVADGQPAIAVTDTNNLFVALEFAQKAIGEGLQPIIGCQVSIDMEDQAEDRRGNQMTKLPAIVLLASTADGYERLVDLVSRAYLGGEGHASTHIRRSWLDDTGTEGLIALTGASGGPIDVTLREGNSSQARSRLLSLREAFGDRLYVELQRHGAYDRRHEHKIVSLAYEFDLPLVATNEAFFPSRDDYDAHDALMAVAHNAIVSDDSRFRLTPDHYLKSRAEMAALFADLPEALDNTVEIARRCSFILDTRKPILPRFTGATADPEEAERAEAEELRRQSVEGLERRMAALGLSPGYTEQDYRKRLDFELSVIERMKFPGYFLIVSDFIKWAKQNNIPVGPGRGSGAGSLVAYALTITDVDPLRFSLLFERFLNPERVSMPDFDIDFCQDRREEVIRYVQQKYGREQVAQIITFGSLQARAALRDVGRVLEMPYGQVDRICKLVPNNPANPTPLSKAIEEEPKLQEEAEKEPVVARLLDIAQKIEGLYRHASTHAAGIVIGDRPLSKLVPMYRDPRSDMPVTQFNMKWVEQAGLVKFDFLGLKTLTVLKTAVDYVSKRGIHVDLASIPLDDEKTYEMLSRGETIGVFQVESAGMRKALIGMRPDCIEDIIALVALYRPGPMENIPVYNARKHGEEEIESIHPKIDYLLKETQGVIVYQEQVMQIAQVLSGYSLGEADLLRRAMGKKIKEEMDKQRARFVDGAMKNGVSKPQADLIFDLLAKFANYGFNKSHAAAYAIVSYQTAFMKAHYPAEFLAASMTFDMANTEKLNDFRQDAARLGITVVPPSVQTSFRRFETDDNRIFYALAAIKGVGEAAVDHIVEVRGDRPFASIEDFCLRIDPKQINRRVLESLICAGAFDCFGRDRAEMIAGLDRIIGYAQRAQENKTSGQSDMFGSSSAAGPETLIFPPFSPWVPSEKLMREYQVLGFYLSAHPLDSYGDVLAKMRVQNFAEFSAAVKKGATAGRLAGTVTGRQERKTRTGNKMGIVTFSDASGQFEAVLFSEALAQYRDLLEPGKSLVITVQADERPEGIGLRIQTAASLEEQSVRMQKALRVYVRDSGPLKTVTRHLNARGDGLVSFIVIKDDGQREIEVELAEKFRISPEIAAALRAAPGVLEVELV; encoded by the coding sequence ATGGCCGAGCAGATGGAAACCACTGGTGCAACGAACGGGGAGCCTTCGCCTCGGTTCGTTCATCTGCGGGTTCATTCCGCCTATTCGCTGCTCGAAGGCGCATTGCCGCTCAAGAAGATCCTTGCGAAGGCTGTGGCCGATGGTCAGCCGGCGATAGCCGTCACGGACACCAATAATCTCTTCGTCGCGCTGGAATTCGCGCAGAAGGCCATCGGTGAGGGCCTTCAGCCAATCATCGGGTGCCAGGTCTCCATCGACATGGAGGATCAGGCCGAGGATCGTCGTGGCAACCAGATGACGAAGCTGCCGGCGATCGTGCTTCTGGCGTCTACGGCTGACGGCTACGAGCGGCTGGTGGACCTCGTCAGTCGCGCCTATCTCGGGGGCGAAGGCCATGCCAGCACGCATATCCGCCGCTCCTGGCTCGACGACACGGGGACCGAGGGACTGATTGCCTTGACCGGGGCGTCCGGCGGTCCGATCGACGTCACGCTGCGCGAAGGCAATTCCAGTCAGGCGAGATCGCGGCTCCTCAGCCTCAGGGAGGCGTTCGGTGACCGGCTCTATGTGGAACTGCAGCGCCACGGCGCCTATGACCGTCGCCACGAGCACAAGATCGTCAGCCTTGCCTACGAGTTCGATCTGCCGTTGGTCGCCACCAACGAAGCCTTTTTCCCGTCGCGCGACGATTATGACGCCCACGACGCTCTGATGGCGGTGGCCCACAATGCGATCGTGTCCGACGACAGCCGCTTCCGGCTGACCCCGGACCACTATCTGAAGAGCCGTGCCGAGATGGCGGCACTCTTCGCCGATCTGCCGGAAGCGCTGGACAACACGGTGGAGATCGCCCGGCGCTGTTCATTCATCCTCGATACCCGCAAGCCGATCCTGCCACGCTTCACGGGTGCGACGGCTGATCCGGAGGAAGCCGAACGGGCCGAGGCAGAGGAACTGCGACGGCAATCGGTGGAGGGCCTCGAACGGCGAATGGCGGCGCTCGGCCTCAGCCCCGGCTATACGGAGCAGGACTACCGTAAGCGCCTGGACTTCGAACTGAGCGTCATCGAGAGGATGAAGTTCCCAGGCTACTTCCTGATCGTCTCAGACTTCATCAAATGGGCGAAGCAGAACAACATTCCCGTTGGTCCGGGCCGTGGATCAGGCGCCGGTTCGCTTGTCGCCTATGCGCTGACGATCACGGACGTCGATCCGCTGCGCTTCTCGCTGCTGTTCGAGCGCTTCCTCAACCCGGAACGCGTCTCGATGCCCGACTTCGACATCGACTTCTGCCAGGACCGGCGCGAAGAGGTGATCCGCTACGTCCAGCAGAAATACGGCCGTGAGCAGGTGGCCCAGATCATTACATTCGGATCGCTGCAGGCCCGCGCGGCGCTGCGCGACGTCGGTCGGGTGCTCGAAATGCCCTACGGCCAGGTGGACAGGATCTGCAAGCTGGTGCCGAACAATCCAGCCAATCCGACGCCGCTCTCCAAGGCGATCGAGGAGGAGCCCAAGCTGCAGGAAGAGGCAGAGAAGGAGCCCGTGGTTGCACGCCTTCTCGACATCGCCCAGAAAATCGAGGGACTTTATCGGCACGCCTCGACGCACGCCGCCGGCATCGTGATCGGGGATCGGCCGCTCTCCAAGCTCGTGCCGATGTACCGCGATCCGCGCTCCGACATGCCGGTCACCCAGTTCAACATGAAATGGGTCGAACAGGCAGGCCTGGTGAAGTTCGACTTCCTCGGGCTGAAGACGTTGACCGTGTTGAAAACTGCGGTCGACTACGTCTCCAAGCGCGGCATCCACGTGGACCTCGCCTCGATACCACTGGATGACGAGAAGACCTACGAAATGCTCTCCCGTGGCGAGACGATCGGCGTGTTCCAGGTGGAAAGTGCCGGCATGCGCAAGGCGCTGATCGGAATGCGGCCGGACTGCATCGAGGACATCATCGCGCTCGTTGCACTCTATCGCCCCGGCCCGATGGAGAACATTCCGGTCTACAATGCCCGCAAGCACGGCGAAGAGGAGATCGAGTCGATCCATCCGAAGATCGACTATCTCCTGAAGGAAACCCAGGGCGTTATCGTCTACCAGGAACAGGTGATGCAGATCGCCCAGGTCCTGTCGGGTTACTCGCTCGGCGAAGCCGATCTTCTGCGCCGCGCCATGGGCAAGAAGATCAAGGAGGAGATGGACAAGCAGCGTGCACGTTTCGTCGATGGTGCCATGAAGAATGGCGTGTCGAAGCCGCAGGCTGACTTGATCTTCGACCTGCTCGCGAAGTTCGCCAACTACGGCTTCAATAAGTCGCACGCCGCCGCCTACGCCATCGTCTCCTACCAGACGGCCTTCATGAAGGCCCACTATCCCGCCGAGTTCCTGGCCGCGTCGATGACCTTCGATATGGCGAACACCGAGAAGCTGAACGACTTCCGGCAGGATGCGGCCCGCCTCGGCATTACGGTCGTGCCGCCATCGGTGCAGACCTCGTTCCGCCGTTTCGAGACCGACGACAACAGAATCTTCTACGCCCTGGCGGCCATCAAGGGTGTCGGCGAGGCCGCAGTCGATCACATCGTCGAGGTTAGGGGCGACAGGCCTTTCGCCTCGATCGAGGATTTCTGCCTACGGATCGACCCGAAGCAGATCAACCGTCGCGTGCTGGAAAGCCTTATTTGCGCCGGTGCCTTCGATTGCTTCGGGCGGGATCGGGCGGAGATGATTGCTGGCCTCGACCGCATCATCGGCTATGCGCAGCGTGCGCAGGAAAACAAGACGAGCGGCCAGTCTGACATGTTCGGATCATCCTCCGCAGCAGGTCCTGAAACGTTGATTTTCCCGCCTTTCTCGCCCTGGGTTCCTTCGGAGAAGCTGATGCGGGAGTACCAGGTTCTTGGCTTCTACCTGTCCGCCCACCCGCTTGATTCCTATGGCGATGTGCTGGCGAAGATGCGCGTCCAGAACTTTGCGGAATTCTCCGCTGCCGTGAAGAAGGGCGCGACTGCCGGGCGACTTGCAGGAACGGTGACCGGACGCCAAGAGCGCAAAACCCGCACCGGCAACAAGATGGGGATCGTCACCTTCTCCGATGCCTCAGGTCAGTTCGAGGCAGTGCTCTTCTCCGAAGCGCTGGCGCAGTATCGTGACCTTCTCGAGCCTGGCAAATCCCTGGTGATCACCGTACAGGCCGATGAGCGTCCCGAGGGTATCGGCCTTCGCATCCAGACGGCCGCGTCCCTGGAGGAGCAGTCGGTACGAATGCAGAAGGCGCTGCGGGTCTATGTACGGGATTCGGGTCCCCTGAAGACGGTGACGCGTCACCTTAATGCAAGGGGGGACGGGCTGGTCTCCTTCATCGTCATCAAGGATGATGGCCAGCGCGAGATCGAGGTGGAGCTCGCGGAGAAATTCCGGATTTCGCCGGAGATTGCCGCCGCCCTCAGGGCGGCGCCGGGGGTCCTAGAGGTCGAACTCGTATAG
- a CDS encoding L,D-transpeptidase family protein, with product MLRRLAFGLGLMSATMLSHPAFAELAHTLQIVVSKNNQSMTVYDGAKVVSTTRVSTGKAGHSTPSGIFSILEKRRYHESNIYSNAPMPFMQRLTWSGIALHEGHVPNYPASHGCIRLPSGYAKTLFGMTERGFHVIVSDAPVAPAPIVHANLFLPLKPLPSEPLMSDIELRPTVKRQTSEAYEVAMADHTTDPTLTGSIEPQDTTPLKMLIKRRELRETVSDVQAMLNDLGFDAGAPDGLIGTKTQAAIAGFKRWKSLPAGSALTEDFLSALYRSSGKQEPPAAQLLVRRNFAPLFEAPIGLKNPEIPLGTHFFTASNVDRGSERADWHVLTLPNLLTTKERQRMNISLHASASSASDALDRLDIPDDLRERIATLLADGSSLTITDEGLGPETGKGTDFITLTRSEAKVAEARPAVEKPKKVRQKPRRVYRNGIGLY from the coding sequence CGCGTTTGGTCTCGGACTGATGTCCGCCACCATGCTCTCCCATCCCGCCTTTGCCGAACTCGCCCACACGCTGCAGATCGTCGTCTCCAAGAACAACCAGTCCATGACCGTCTACGACGGTGCCAAGGTGGTCTCGACCACGCGCGTCTCCACCGGCAAGGCAGGGCATTCCACGCCGAGCGGGATCTTCTCGATCCTCGAAAAGCGTCGGTATCACGAGTCGAACATCTATTCGAACGCACCGATGCCATTCATGCAGAGACTGACGTGGTCCGGCATCGCGCTTCACGAAGGCCATGTGCCCAACTACCCGGCCTCGCACGGCTGCATCCGCCTGCCTTCCGGTTACGCGAAGACGCTTTTCGGGATGACGGAGCGCGGCTTCCACGTGATTGTTTCCGACGCGCCGGTGGCACCGGCGCCGATTGTCCATGCCAACCTCTTCCTCCCGCTCAAGCCCCTGCCCTCCGAACCACTGATGTCGGACATCGAATTGCGGCCGACCGTGAAGCGCCAGACGTCGGAAGCCTATGAGGTGGCCATGGCGGACCACACCACCGACCCGACCCTGACCGGCTCGATCGAACCGCAGGACACCACACCCTTGAAGATGCTCATCAAGAGGCGCGAACTGCGGGAGACGGTGTCCGACGTCCAGGCGATGCTGAACGATCTCGGCTTCGATGCCGGTGCGCCCGACGGCCTGATCGGCACAAAGACCCAGGCGGCAATCGCAGGCTTCAAGCGGTGGAAGAGCCTCCCGGCGGGATCGGCATTGACCGAGGATTTCCTGTCGGCGCTCTATCGCTCCTCCGGTAAGCAGGAGCCCCCAGCTGCGCAACTGCTGGTACGCCGCAACTTTGCGCCGCTGTTCGAGGCGCCCATCGGCCTGAAGAATCCGGAGATCCCCCTCGGCACGCACTTCTTCACGGCGAGCAATGTCGATCGCGGCAGCGAGCGGGCCGACTGGCATGTGCTTACCCTGCCGAACCTCCTCACCACGAAAGAGCGGCAGCGCATGAATATCAGTCTCCACGCCTCGGCCTCTTCGGCATCCGACGCGCTCGATCGCCTCGACATCCCGGACGACTTACGAGAGCGCATCGCCACGCTGCTTGCTGATGGAAGCTCCCTGACCATAACGGACGAAGGTCTGGGTCCGGAGACCGGCAAGGGCACCGACTTCATCACGCTGACGCGCTCCGAGGCGAAGGTGGCTGAAGCACGGCCAGCCGTTGAAAAGCCGAAGAAGGTGCGACAGAAGCCGCGGCGCGTCTATCGCAACGGCATCGGCCTCTACTGA
- a CDS encoding ABC transporter ATP-binding protein, whose product MAGKTVLKLSGVERHYGQGETTLSILKGADFELHSGEIVALVAPSGTGKSTLLHLAGLLEHPDAGEVFVGGHACNGLPDDDRTAIRRSEIGFVYQFHHLLPEFTALENIMMPQLIAGLPEREAKERASQLLDYMRIGHRGEHRPAELSGGEQQRVAIARAVANAPRVLLADEPTGNLDPETASYVFDALEALVKQSGLAALIATHNHDLAARMDRRVTIDGGKVVGF is encoded by the coding sequence ATGGCAGGCAAGACAGTCCTGAAGCTCTCCGGTGTCGAAAGACATTACGGCCAGGGCGAGACCACGCTCTCCATCCTGAAGGGTGCGGACTTTGAGCTGCACAGTGGCGAGATCGTCGCTCTCGTGGCGCCGTCAGGAACGGGAAAATCCACGCTTCTGCATCTGGCGGGACTGCTGGAGCATCCGGATGCCGGTGAGGTTTTCGTCGGCGGGCATGCCTGCAATGGATTGCCGGATGATGATCGCACCGCCATCCGCCGCAGCGAGATCGGCTTCGTGTACCAGTTCCACCACCTGCTCCCAGAGTTCACGGCGCTCGAGAACATCATGATGCCGCAGCTGATTGCGGGGCTTCCCGAGCGGGAGGCCAAGGAGCGGGCAAGCCAGCTTCTCGACTACATGCGCATCGGACATCGTGGCGAACACCGCCCGGCCGAATTGTCCGGCGGCGAACAGCAGCGCGTGGCGATCGCCCGTGCCGTCGCCAATGCCCCTCGCGTCCTGCTGGCCGACGAACCGACCGGCAACCTCGATCCCGAAACGGCCTCATACGTCTTCGATGCGCTGGAAGCGCTTGTGAAGCAGTCGGGGCTTGCGGCCCTGATCGCAACCCACAACCATGATCTCGCCGCCCGGATGGATCGTCGGGTAACGATCGACGGCGGCAAGGTCGTCGGCTTCTAA